In Massilia violaceinigra, one DNA window encodes the following:
- a CDS encoding sensor histidine kinase, whose product MNLRFWQSWSIGTRMAFITMLPVVFLFSSFVGYSWYSHRAQVALELEERGRILAKALAETSEYNVISGNLSDLRLTINGLVQSDKSIHRIEVVDANQKGAISVVSQNSAIGEDRFYEAPIKKQMIWINLFSDNGVPHVSGSSDTKPTTVPTEVVGYVRVTMSPTNMLHKQARRFQVELAMAALALVVSGALAYVLARSLTIPLKSSIGALREIRGGNYQVALPVTTGGEVGELQESITEMSVALGRSRQDLENKVAERTKDLVESRNEALKADADKRKLIQKVNSIVEDERKSIAIEIHDELNASLIAARLESQSILHLAGKVEQGPMIDEIKQKSQAITKLTLDLYASGRRLVRRLRPEVLDMLGLHGAVEEMIRHYDASHPECHFQFHSDGDFSGLESELAISAYRIVQEALSNVLKHAGATHAQVAMTLSEQDDTLHIEIADDGAGFSTASASSGIGIIGMRERVYALGGTIDFSSEPDKGTVIGIALPIAQIA is encoded by the coding sequence ATGAATCTGCGATTCTGGCAAAGCTGGAGCATCGGAACGCGCATGGCCTTCATCACCATGCTGCCGGTGGTGTTCCTGTTCTCGTCGTTTGTGGGCTACTCCTGGTACTCGCACCGCGCCCAGGTGGCGCTCGAACTCGAAGAGCGTGGCCGCATCCTGGCCAAGGCGCTGGCCGAAACGAGCGAATACAACGTCATCTCGGGCAACCTGTCCGACCTGCGCCTGACTATCAATGGCCTGGTCCAGTCGGACAAGAGCATCCACCGCATCGAAGTGGTCGACGCCAACCAGAAAGGCGCCATCAGCGTCGTTTCGCAGAACTCCGCCATCGGCGAGGACCGTTTTTACGAGGCGCCGATCAAGAAGCAGATGATTTGGATTAACCTGTTCTCGGACAACGGCGTGCCGCACGTCTCCGGTTCGAGCGATACCAAGCCGACCACCGTGCCGACCGAAGTGGTGGGCTACGTCAGGGTGACGATGTCGCCGACGAACATGCTGCACAAGCAGGCGCGCCGCTTCCAGGTCGAGCTGGCGATGGCGGCGCTGGCGCTGGTGGTCAGCGGCGCGCTGGCCTACGTGCTGGCGCGCAGCCTGACCATTCCGCTCAAGTCCTCGATCGGCGCGCTGCGCGAGATCCGCGGCGGGAACTACCAGGTGGCGCTGCCTGTTACCACCGGCGGCGAGGTGGGCGAGCTGCAGGAATCGATCACCGAAATGTCGGTGGCGCTGGGCCGCTCGCGCCAGGACCTGGAAAACAAGGTCGCCGAACGCACCAAGGACCTGGTCGAATCGCGCAACGAAGCGCTCAAGGCCGACGCCGACAAGCGCAAGCTGATTCAAAAGGTGAACTCGATCGTCGAAGATGAGCGCAAGAGCATCGCCATCGAGATTCATGATGAACTCAATGCCTCGCTGATCGCCGCGCGCCTGGAGTCGCAAAGTATCCTGCACCTGGCCGGGAAGGTGGAGCAGGGCCCGATGATCGACGAGATCAAGCAGAAGTCGCAAGCGATCACCAAGCTCACGCTCGACCTGTACGCCAGCGGACGGCGCCTGGTGCGGCGCCTGCGTCCCGAGGTGCTCGACATGCTCGGCCTGCACGGCGCGGTGGAAGAGATGATCCGCCACTACGACGCCAGCCATCCCGAATGCCACTTCCAGTTTCACTCCGACGGCGATTTTTCGGGCCTGGAGAGCGAACTGGCCATTTCCGCCTACCGCATCGTGCAGGAAGCGCTGTCGAATGTGCTCAAGCACGCTGGCGCCACGCATGCGCAGGTGGCGATGACCTTGTCCGAGCAGGACGACACGCTACATATCGAAATCGCCGACGATGGCGCCGGCTTCAGCACCGCCAGCGCGTCATCCGGCATCGGCATCATCGGCATGCGCGAACGCGTGTACGCGCTGGGCGGCACCATCGACTTCAGTTCCGAGCCTGACAAAGGCACCGTGATCGGCATCGCCCTGCCGATCGCACAAATCGCCTGA
- a CDS encoding M14 family zinc carboxypeptidase produces the protein MSNELKTPYEQGNKNQTTTWADCIAWYEELARRYPGVLHFSVVGTSDCGLPIHAGVVSADGVFDRQRLKDEGRPVFFNNNGIHPGEPEGVDACMALVRDFCTGPARLAALGKTVFLFVPLYNVDGSINRADTSRVNQDGPEQFGFRGNSRHLDLNRDFVKCDSLTALVFNKLFTAWDPDVMVDTHTSNGADYPYTMTLIHTQTDKLGGALGEFLQDTMLPHMFGEMARRGWPTCPYVNPVKDSPDHGIAEFLETPRFSTGFAALHHTIGFMPETHMLKPFADRYDSMRALVETALDFTVAQAATIQALRRAARDEGKARREWPVHWSMDADNPSTFLFRGYAAKYTPSVIGNYTRLSYDRNEPWERDIAYFNSFPADIVVATPRAYVVPQAWREVIERLQWNGVAMRRIEADRVEQVQCYRIVSVDSRADAYEGHMFHDDVRLEKFTQAVTLRAGDWWISLDQDMARYAIETLEPQGHDSFFRWGFFNSVLEKKEAYSDYVFEDHALELLRDEPALQAKFEAWKAANPALLSDQCAVLDFIFANCARYVEPEWRRYPVLSVM, from the coding sequence ATGTCGAACGAATTGAAAACACCCTACGAACAGGGTAACAAGAATCAGACCACGACCTGGGCTGACTGCATCGCATGGTACGAAGAGCTGGCGCGCCGCTATCCCGGCGTGCTTCACTTCAGCGTCGTCGGCACCTCCGATTGCGGCCTGCCGATCCACGCCGGCGTGGTGAGCGCCGACGGCGTGTTCGACCGCCAGCGCCTGAAAGACGAAGGGCGCCCGGTTTTCTTCAACAATAACGGCATTCATCCGGGCGAGCCGGAAGGCGTGGACGCCTGCATGGCGCTGGTGCGCGACTTCTGCACCGGGCCGGCGCGCCTGGCCGCGCTGGGCAAGACCGTATTCCTGTTCGTCCCGCTGTACAACGTCGACGGCAGCATCAACCGCGCCGATACCTCGCGCGTGAACCAGGACGGCCCCGAGCAGTTCGGCTTTCGCGGCAACAGCCGCCACCTCGACCTGAACCGCGACTTCGTCAAGTGCGACAGCCTTACCGCGCTGGTGTTCAACAAGCTGTTCACCGCCTGGGACCCGGACGTGATGGTCGACACCCACACCTCCAACGGCGCCGATTACCCGTACACGATGACCCTGATTCACACCCAGACCGACAAGCTTGGCGGCGCGCTCGGTGAATTTTTGCAGGACACCATGCTGCCGCATATGTTCGGCGAGATGGCGCGGCGCGGCTGGCCGACCTGCCCGTATGTCAATCCGGTCAAGGACAGCCCGGACCACGGCATTGCCGAATTTTTGGAAACGCCGCGCTTTTCGACCGGCTTCGCGGCGCTGCACCACACCATCGGTTTCATGCCCGAGACGCACATGCTCAAGCCCTTCGCCGACCGCTACGACTCGATGCGCGCGCTGGTCGAAACGGCGCTCGACTTCACGGTCGCGCAGGCGGCCACCATCCAGGCACTGCGCCGCGCCGCGCGCGACGAAGGAAAAGCGCGCCGCGAGTGGCCGGTGCACTGGTCCATGGATGCGGACAATCCGTCCACCTTCCTGTTCCGCGGCTATGCCGCCAAATACACGCCCAGCGTGATCGGCAATTACACGCGCCTGTCGTACGACCGCAACGAGCCGTGGGAACGCGACATCGCCTACTTCAACAGCTTCCCGGCCGATATCGTGGTGGCGACGCCGCGCGCGTACGTGGTGCCGCAAGCCTGGCGCGAAGTCATCGAGCGGCTGCAGTGGAACGGCGTGGCGATGCGGCGCATCGAGGCCGACCGCGTGGAACAGGTGCAGTGTTACCGCATTGTGTCGGTCGACTCGCGCGCGGACGCGTACGAAGGCCATATGTTCCATGACGACGTGCGGCTGGAAAAATTCACCCAGGCCGTGACCCTGCGCGCGGGCGACTGGTGGATTTCGCTCGACCAGGACATGGCGCGCTACGCGATCGAAACGCTGGAGCCGCAGGGCCATGACAGCTTCTTCCGCTGGGGCTTCTTCAACAGCGTGCTGGAGAAGAAGGAAGCGTATTCGGATTACGTGTTCGAGGACCATGCGCTGGAACTGCTGCGCGACGAGCCGGCCTTGCAGGCGAAGTTCGAGGCCTGGAAGGCGGCCAATCCGGCCTTGTTGTCGGACCAGTGCGCGGTACTCGACTTCATCTTCGCCAATTGCGCGCGCTATGTGGAGCCGGAGTGGCGGCGCTATCCGGTGCTGTCGGTGATGTAA
- a CDS encoding DUF885 domain-containing protein, with product MHKSLARTALWAALALSFASNTALAAPPAPPAGKVSGVVSAQAKKQLDALALEYYEAVARFDPVNATDRGDNRFDDQIGMSIGPKERARQNARYNVFLNRLHALDRRALDLRSQTNYDVLEFELNSLLSFANLPELMLPLNQMDSIPVTIANYASGDGAQPLKTVKDYKAYLNRLTQLPAWIDQAIANMREGMRVGVTLPRATVVSMLPQYQKLISAKADESIYYTPIRKMPASFSARDKAALTAGYRKAIDAKLAPALVRLASFIEKDYLPAARTSTGWSALPEGKEWYEKNVAIQTTTSLTPEQIHAIGLKEVARIQGEYGVVGPKMGYTGPAAGLPAWVSQQEKYKPFKTDQEVIDVYRKLDALLRTKLPALFTLMPKAPLDLRLEPELSRATASDHYTAPAMDGSRPGVFWSVVNDPKQYGSTGMVTLFLHEGQPGHHFHIALLQELDLPKFRQFSGNTAYTEGWALYAETLGKEMGLFDKPEDYFGHLNDEMLRAVRLVVDTGMHAKGWTREQSIQYMRDTLGFPESMARSETERYMVWPGQALGYKIGALKITELRRRAEAALGDKFSLPKFHEIVLEDGTLPLSLLEVKVNRWIEKNQ from the coding sequence ATGCATAAAAGTCTTGCCCGGACCGCCCTGTGGGCGGCGCTCGCCCTGAGCTTTGCATCCAATACCGCGCTCGCGGCGCCGCCGGCGCCGCCGGCCGGCAAAGTGTCGGGCGTGGTGTCGGCCCAGGCCAAAAAGCAGCTCGATGCGCTGGCCCTGGAGTATTACGAAGCCGTGGCGCGCTTCGACCCGGTCAACGCCACCGACCGCGGCGACAACCGCTTCGACGACCAGATCGGCATGAGCATTGGTCCCAAGGAGCGCGCGCGCCAGAATGCGCGCTACAACGTCTTTCTGAACCGCCTGCACGCACTGGACCGGCGCGCGCTCGACCTGCGTTCGCAAACCAATTACGACGTGCTCGAATTCGAGTTGAACAGCCTCCTGTCGTTTGCCAACCTGCCGGAACTGATGCTGCCGCTGAACCAGATGGACAGCATCCCCGTCACCATCGCCAACTACGCCAGCGGCGACGGCGCCCAGCCCCTGAAAACGGTCAAGGACTACAAGGCTTACCTGAACCGCCTGACGCAGCTGCCGGCATGGATCGACCAGGCCATCGCCAACATGCGCGAAGGGATGCGCGTGGGCGTGACCCTGCCGCGCGCGACGGTGGTGTCGATGCTGCCGCAATACCAGAAGCTGATCAGCGCCAAGGCCGACGAGAGCATCTACTACACCCCGATCCGCAAGATGCCGGCCAGTTTTTCGGCCCGCGACAAGGCGGCGCTGACGGCCGGCTACCGCAAGGCGATCGACGCCAAGCTGGCGCCGGCGCTGGTGCGCCTGGCCAGCTTCATCGAGAAGGACTACCTGCCGGCGGCGCGCACCAGCACCGGCTGGAGCGCCCTGCCCGAGGGGAAGGAGTGGTACGAAAAGAACGTGGCGATCCAGACCACCACCAGCCTGACGCCGGAGCAGATCCATGCGATCGGCCTGAAGGAAGTGGCGCGCATCCAGGGCGAGTATGGCGTGGTGGGCCCGAAGATGGGCTACACCGGGCCGGCCGCGGGGCTGCCGGCGTGGGTATCGCAGCAGGAAAAATACAAGCCGTTCAAGACCGACCAGGAAGTCATCGACGTGTACCGCAAGCTCGATGCGCTGCTGCGCACCAAGCTGCCGGCCTTGTTTACGCTCATGCCGAAGGCGCCGCTCGACCTGCGCCTGGAGCCGGAACTGTCGCGCGCGACGGCGTCGGATCACTACACCGCGCCGGCCATGGATGGCTCGCGCCCTGGCGTGTTCTGGTCGGTGGTGAACGACCCCAAACAGTACGGCAGCACCGGCATGGTGACCCTGTTCCTGCACGAGGGGCAGCCGGGCCACCACTTCCACATCGCCCTGCTGCAGGAGCTGGACCTGCCGAAGTTCCGTCAGTTCAGCGGCAACACCGCCTACACCGAAGGCTGGGCGCTGTATGCGGAAACCCTGGGCAAGGAGATGGGCCTGTTCGACAAGCCGGAAGACTATTTCGGCCACCTCAATGACGAAATGCTGCGCGCGGTGCGGCTGGTGGTCGATACCGGCATGCACGCGAAAGGCTGGACGCGCGAGCAGTCGATCCAGTACATGCGCGATACCCTGGGTTTCCCGGAATCGATGGCGCGCAGCGAAACGGAGCGCTACATGGTGTGGCCGGGACAGGCGCTCGGCTACAAGATCGGCGCGCTGAAAATCACCGAACTGCGCCGCCGCGCGGAAGCGGCGCTGGGCGATAAGTTCAGCCTGCCGAAGTTCCACGAGATCGTGCTGGAAGACGGTACCCTGCCGCTGTCGCTGCTGGAAGTGAAGGTCAATCGCTGGATCGAAAAGAACCAGTAA
- a CDS encoding DUF3817 domain-containing protein translates to MTTQKPTGIGKLFAAACLIEGLTWTGLLIGMLLKYVTETTDLGVWLFGRLHGVAFMFYVVVAVLAALRLRWPWWATTLAILAAVPPLVTIPMEIWYQRRGFLTEKPAAQP, encoded by the coding sequence ATGACCACACAAAAACCAACAGGCATCGGAAAACTGTTTGCCGCCGCCTGCCTGATCGAAGGCCTGACCTGGACCGGCCTCTTGATCGGCATGCTCCTCAAGTACGTCACCGAGACGACCGACCTGGGCGTTTGGCTGTTCGGGCGCCTGCACGGCGTCGCCTTCATGTTCTACGTGGTCGTGGCGGTGCTGGCCGCGCTGCGCCTGCGCTGGCCGTGGTGGGCCACCACCCTCGCCATTCTCGCCGCGGTGCCGCCGCTGGTGACGATTCCGATGGAAATCTGGTACCAGCGACGCGGCTTTCTCACTGAGAAACCCGCCGCGCAACCGTAA
- a CDS encoding helix-turn-helix transcriptional regulator, producing the protein MNYASKSLDNSADGKTADRILFFIKSNGPSATAKLAQMLEMTPEAARQQVQKLVAAGLIEGQQQSAAGVGRPRQNWVLTEAGNRRFPDTHAQMTVQLIGSIRQLFGEEGLDKLVAQRESEARVLYQQACGGATVPERLAQLAAIRTGEGYMARIESDQQGWLLIEDHCPICAAARTCQGFCRSELQLFSEIAGPGTTVTREQHVLAGATRCVYRIAPV; encoded by the coding sequence GTGAATTACGCAAGCAAATCGTTGGATAACTCGGCCGATGGCAAGACGGCCGACCGCATCCTGTTTTTCATCAAGTCCAATGGGCCGAGTGCCACCGCAAAGCTGGCGCAGATGCTGGAGATGACGCCCGAAGCGGCGCGCCAGCAGGTGCAAAAGCTGGTCGCGGCAGGGTTGATCGAAGGCCAGCAGCAGAGCGCCGCGGGCGTGGGCCGGCCGCGCCAGAACTGGGTGCTGACCGAGGCCGGCAACCGGCGTTTTCCCGATACGCATGCGCAAATGACGGTGCAGCTGATCGGATCGATCCGGCAGCTGTTCGGCGAGGAAGGGCTGGACAAGCTGGTGGCGCAGCGCGAGAGCGAGGCGCGCGTGCTGTACCAGCAGGCCTGCGGCGGCGCCACCGTGCCGGAGCGCCTGGCGCAGCTGGCCGCGATCCGCACTGGCGAAGGCTACATGGCGCGCATCGAGTCCGACCAGCAGGGCTGGCTGCTGATCGAAGACCACTGCCCCATCTGCGCGGCAGCGCGCACCTGCCAGGGCTTTTGCCGCTCCGAGCTGCAATTGTTCAGCGAAATCGCCGGCCCCGGCACGACGGTGACGCGCGAACAGCATGTGCTGGCCGGTGCCACGCGCTGTGTTTACCGGATCGCTCCTGTATAG
- a CDS encoding MFS transporter — MSAALPSTASWGELFSGHNGLLALALTGGVALHAINVHIVTTVLPSVVQDIGGLDWYAWNTTLFVVASIIGAALSVRLLADAGPRGACLAALGIFALGSAACASATSMPWMLAGRSVQGLGGGALAALSYSLIRVVFPAPLWPRAVALVSGMWGVATLCGPAVGGLFAQAGHWRWAFWTLLPVALLQALLVALRLRPAGAAASAQPVIPVAQIALLAASVLAVAAGGLSRMLAVQGAGVAAGIALGVAAIAVERRSSVRLLPAGTTALTSPLGAVYASVALLLVGTTTEIYVPYFLQTLHGYTPLAAGYLTAAMAAGWSASSMLSSGREGVAAMTMLRAGPVLGAISLLALALLVPAGDALSPAMLMLLYGLALAGAGAGVGLGWPHLLTRVLTLAPAGEGGLASAAITTVQLYGMAIGAAVAGLVANAAGLTEPGGKAGAQSAAMWLFASFALAPALAALLARATGKR; from the coding sequence ATGTCCGCTGCCTTACCGTCCACCGCCTCCTGGGGCGAGCTGTTTTCCGGCCATAACGGCCTGCTGGCCCTGGCCCTGACCGGCGGCGTGGCGCTGCACGCGATCAACGTCCATATCGTCACCACCGTGCTGCCGTCGGTGGTGCAGGACATCGGGGGCCTGGACTGGTATGCCTGGAACACTACCTTGTTCGTGGTCGCCTCCATCATCGGCGCGGCCCTGTCGGTGCGCCTGCTGGCCGACGCCGGTCCGCGCGGCGCCTGCCTGGCGGCGCTCGGCATATTTGCGCTGGGGTCGGCCGCCTGCGCCAGTGCCACATCTATGCCATGGATGCTGGCCGGGCGCAGCGTGCAGGGCCTGGGCGGCGGCGCCCTGGCCGCACTGAGTTACTCGCTGATCCGCGTGGTCTTCCCCGCGCCCCTGTGGCCGCGCGCGGTGGCGCTGGTATCGGGCATGTGGGGCGTGGCCACCTTGTGCGGGCCGGCCGTGGGCGGCCTGTTCGCCCAGGCCGGGCACTGGCGCTGGGCCTTCTGGACCTTGCTGCCGGTGGCCTTGCTGCAGGCGCTGCTGGTCGCGCTGCGACTGCGTCCGGCCGGTGCCGCCGCATCCGCGCAGCCGGTCATTCCGGTGGCCCAGATCGCGCTGCTGGCCGCCTCCGTGCTGGCGGTGGCCGCCGGCGGTCTGTCGCGCATGCTGGCCGTGCAGGGCGCGGGCGTGGCGGCCGGGATCGCGCTCGGCGTGGCGGCCATCGCCGTCGAGCGCCGCTCATCGGTGCGCCTGCTGCCTGCCGGGACCACGGCCCTCACGTCGCCACTGGGCGCGGTGTATGCCAGCGTGGCCTTGCTCCTGGTCGGCACCACCACCGAAATCTACGTACCGTACTTTTTGCAGACACTGCACGGCTACACGCCGCTGGCGGCCGGCTACCTGACCGCGGCCATGGCGGCCGGCTGGAGCGCCAGTTCCATGCTGTCCTCGGGCCGCGAAGGCGTTGCCGCGATGACGATGCTGCGCGCCGGCCCCGTGCTGGGCGCAATCAGCCTGCTGGCCCTCGCGCTGCTGGTGCCGGCCGGCGACGCGCTCTCGCCGGCCATGCTGATGCTGTTGTACGGCCTGGCGCTGGCCGGTGCCGGTGCCGGCGTGGGACTCGGCTGGCCGCATCTGCTTACGCGCGTGCTGACCTTGGCGCCGGCGGGGGAGGGCGGCCTGGCGTCGGCGGCGATCACCACCGTGCAGTTGTACGGCATGGCGATCGGCGCGGCGGTGGCGGGACTGGTGGCCAATGCCGCCGGACTGACCGAGCCGGGAGGCAAAGCGGGCGCGCAGTCGGCGGCAATGTGGCTGTTCGCCAGCTTCGCGCTGGCGCCCGCGCTGGCGGCGCTGCTTGCGCGCGCAACCGGCAAACGATAG
- a CDS encoding tetratricopeptide repeat protein, with protein MREQLEKLLAAGRDNALLRFGLGNACLKDGDAAAAALHLQQATQQNPAYSAAWKLLGKAWQALDRPDDAEVAWNKGLEVAVKQGDIQSSREMTVFLKRLRR; from the coding sequence ATGCGCGAACAACTGGAAAAACTGCTGGCGGCGGGGCGCGATAACGCCCTGCTGCGCTTCGGCCTGGGCAACGCCTGTCTCAAGGACGGCGACGCGGCGGCGGCCGCGCTTCACCTGCAGCAGGCCACGCAGCAAAATCCGGCTTACTCGGCGGCGTGGAAACTGCTCGGCAAGGCATGGCAGGCGCTGGACCGGCCGGACGACGCCGAGGTGGCATGGAACAAAGGACTGGAGGTCGCCGTGAAGCAGGGCGACATCCAGTCCTCGCGCGAGATGACCGTGTTCCTCAAGCGCTTGCGGCGCTGA
- a CDS encoding DUF885 family protein, with translation MRASLLLAAALAASAAASATAQTPAALTPPLAQFGIAQQAMPAFIQRYQLDYASLDKLYTVANGTARARQMQEFFEQWRAALDALPFDSYGVEDRIDVVMMRSQIEFELRELAAQRKRFAEAEPLAPFVRPLIDMAEARRVMQAQDGAASAAVLQRALVAVRKAQETLLAGADINAPKPMASRSVANRAAQVLASTAKDLKAWYAYYEGYDPQLTWWVKRPYADLDKAMSDYAASLNERLVGKASVKLLNVTGDPIGREGLMSALQRDMIPYTPEELMALAEKELAWGEAELRVASAEMGFGSDWHAAMEKVKTMYVTPGEQPAMVRRLAKEAIDYMAANKLVTVPEVARRSWRMDMLSPEAQLISPFFLGGDTILVSYPTADMTHEQKLMSMRGNNPHFSRATVQHELIPGHHLQGFMADRYQPQRRLFDSPFFVEGWAVYWEMLLYERKFAVTPEDRIGMMFWRNHRAARILFSLGFHMGKITPEQAVEMLIKRVGHEPDNARAEVRRSFNGDYPPLYQAGYMVGALQLRELKRELVDGGKMTLLQYHDRILEGGVLPIELVRARLKNEKVARDFKPLWRFYK, from the coding sequence ATGCGCGCGTCCTTGCTGCTGGCGGCGGCGCTGGCCGCGTCGGCCGCCGCGTCGGCGACCGCACAGACACCGGCCGCGCTGACACCGCCGCTGGCGCAGTTCGGCATTGCGCAGCAAGCCATGCCGGCTTTTATCCAGCGCTACCAGCTCGATTACGCCAGTCTCGACAAACTGTACACGGTGGCCAACGGCACCGCCCGCGCGCGCCAGATGCAGGAGTTTTTCGAGCAGTGGCGCGCGGCGCTCGATGCCCTGCCGTTCGACAGCTATGGCGTGGAAGACCGCATCGACGTGGTCATGATGCGCAGCCAGATCGAGTTCGAGCTGCGCGAACTGGCGGCCCAGCGCAAGCGTTTCGCCGAGGCCGAGCCGCTGGCGCCGTTCGTGCGTCCGCTGATCGACATGGCCGAAGCGCGCCGCGTGATGCAGGCGCAGGATGGCGCGGCCAGTGCGGCCGTGCTGCAGCGGGCGCTGGTGGCGGTGCGCAAGGCGCAGGAAACACTGCTGGCCGGCGCCGACATCAACGCGCCCAAGCCGATGGCCTCGCGCAGCGTGGCCAACCGCGCGGCGCAGGTGCTGGCATCCACCGCGAAGGACCTGAAAGCCTGGTACGCGTATTACGAAGGATACGACCCGCAGCTCACGTGGTGGGTCAAGCGCCCGTACGCGGACCTGGACAAGGCCATGAGCGATTACGCGGCCAGCCTGAACGAACGGCTGGTGGGCAAGGCGTCCGTCAAGCTGCTCAATGTGACGGGCGACCCGATCGGGCGCGAAGGCTTGATGAGCGCCCTGCAGCGCGACATGATCCCGTACACGCCGGAAGAACTGATGGCGCTGGCCGAAAAGGAGCTGGCCTGGGGCGAGGCCGAACTGCGCGTGGCGTCGGCCGAAATGGGTTTTGGCAGCGACTGGCATGCGGCCATGGAAAAGGTCAAGACCATGTATGTGACGCCGGGCGAGCAGCCGGCCATGGTGCGGCGCCTGGCCAAGGAAGCCATCGATTACATGGCGGCCAACAAGCTGGTGACGGTGCCGGAAGTGGCGCGCCGCAGCTGGCGCATGGACATGCTCTCGCCCGAAGCGCAGCTGATCAGCCCATTTTTCCTGGGCGGCGACACGATCCTGGTGTCCTACCCCACGGCCGACATGACGCACGAGCAGAAGCTCATGTCCATGCGTGGCAATAACCCGCACTTTTCGCGCGCGACCGTGCAGCACGAGCTCATTCCAGGCCATCATCTGCAAGGGTTCATGGCGGATCGCTACCAGCCGCAGCGCCGCCTGTTCGACTCGCCCTTTTTTGTGGAGGGCTGGGCCGTGTACTGGGAAATGCTGCTGTACGAGCGCAAATTCGCCGTCACGCCGGAAGACCGGATCGGGATGATGTTCTGGCGTAATCACCGGGCGGCGCGCATCCTGTTCTCGCTTGGCTTCCACATGGGGAAAATCACGCCCGAGCAGGCGGTCGAGATGCTGATCAAACGCGTCGGCCACGAGCCGGATAATGCCCGCGCCGAGGTGCGGCGCTCGTTCAACGGCGATTATCCGCCGCTGTACCAGGCCGGCTACATGGTGGGGGCGCTGCAACTGCGCGAACTCAAACGCGAGCTGGTCGACGGCGGCAAGATGACGCTGCTTCAATACCACGACCGCATTCTCGAAGGCGGCGTGCTGCCCATCGAACTGGTACGCGCGCGCCTGAAAAACGAGAAGGTCGCGCGCGACTTCAAGCCGCTCTGGCGCTTCTACAAATAG
- a CDS encoding branched-chain amino acid ABC transporter substrate-binding protein — protein MASNNKSIPFAAAALLLVSQAALAQEQVVKIGITGPLSGANAFAGKDNENGVRLAVEELNAKKVSIAGKTIKFELHSEDDQGDPKAGVAVAQKLVDAGVRFVLGPYNSGVAIPASRVYNDAGVIMSTVGTNPKVTQNGYKGVFRIVASDTQLGGSMAGYAAKQLKLKTIGVIDDRTAFGQGIAMEFVKQAKASGITVAGHEFTTDKATDFAAILTKLKSKNVDAIFFGGYAPQGAPMVRQMRQLGLKAKLLGGDTLCSPEMAKLGGDAVGENVLCAQGGAILDKQADGPAFQARYKARFKQAPDVYAASFYDQTMFIAQSMKSANSLDPSVVAAAMRASTYKGVVGSYAYDANGNMKQSTVTVYTFKNGVPSALATY, from the coding sequence ATGGCATCGAACAACAAGAGTATTCCCTTCGCCGCGGCGGCCCTGCTGCTGGTATCCCAGGCCGCGCTGGCGCAGGAGCAGGTCGTCAAGATCGGCATCACCGGCCCGCTGTCGGGCGCCAACGCCTTTGCCGGCAAGGACAACGAAAACGGCGTGCGCCTCGCGGTGGAAGAACTGAACGCCAAAAAGGTCAGCATCGCGGGCAAGACCATCAAGTTCGAACTCCACTCCGAGGATGACCAGGGCGATCCGAAAGCCGGCGTGGCGGTGGCGCAAAAGCTGGTCGATGCCGGTGTGCGTTTCGTGCTCGGGCCCTACAACTCCGGCGTGGCCATTCCCGCCTCGCGCGTCTACAACGACGCCGGCGTGATCATGTCGACCGTCGGCACCAACCCCAAGGTGACGCAGAACGGCTACAAGGGCGTGTTCCGCATCGTCGCCAGCGACACCCAGCTCGGCGGGTCGATGGCCGGCTATGCGGCCAAGCAGCTCAAGCTCAAGACGATCGGCGTGATCGACGACCGCACCGCCTTCGGCCAGGGCATCGCCATGGAATTCGTCAAGCAGGCCAAGGCCTCCGGCATCACGGTGGCGGGCCACGAGTTCACGACCGACAAGGCGACCGACTTCGCCGCCATCCTCACCAAGCTGAAATCGAAAAACGTCGATGCGATTTTCTTCGGCGGCTACGCGCCCCAGGGCGCGCCGATGGTGCGCCAGATGCGCCAGCTCGGCCTGAAGGCCAAGCTGCTCGGCGGCGATACCCTGTGCAGCCCCGAAATGGCCAAGCTCGGTGGCGATGCGGTCGGCGAAAACGTGCTGTGTGCCCAAGGCGGCGCGATCCTCGACAAGCAGGCCGACGGCCCAGCCTTCCAGGCCCGCTACAAGGCGCGCTTCAAGCAGGCGCCGGACGTGTATGCGGCGTCGTTCTACGACCAGACCATGTTCATCGCGCAGTCGATGAAGTCGGCCAATTCGCTCGATCCGTCGGTGGTGGCCGCGGCCATGCGCGCCAGCACCTACAAGGGCGTGGTGGGTTCGTATGCTTATGATGCGAACGGCAATATGAAGCAGTCGACCGTGACCGTCTACACCTTCAAGAACGGCGTGCCTTCCGCGCTGGCCACCTACTGA